The following coding sequences are from one Methanococcoides orientis window:
- a CDS encoding monomethylamine transporter has protein sequence MADEALYHSKLKQDAGVIMLVLGLLYFSETYIVYNILSTLWGEVPELGTIWPIYIVFYLLLIGIETIGCIRVYNSIKEHMFDFEYYD, from the coding sequence ATGGCAGATGAAGCATTATATCATAGCAAATTGAAGCAGGATGCAGGAGTAATCATGCTTGTATTGGGACTGCTGTACTTCTCAGAGACATATATTGTCTACAATATCCTGTCAACTCTTTGGGGTGAAGTGCCTGAACTCGGTACGATCTGGCCGATCTACATAGTATTCTACTTACTATTGATCGGTATAGAGACGATTGGATGTATAAGGGTCTATAATTCCATAAAGGAACACATGTTCGACTTTGAGTACTATGACTGA
- a CDS encoding helix-turn-helix transcriptional regulator codes for MVLDLIETLFLSEKRENLLLLLLNGPTDIKTINSSLDVSSSSILPQIKKLRESGLVHKDDTGIYELTTIGRLIVENMKPLSSMLKVFDKSDLYWDDRDLNSIPEELLNNIGDLGDIELVVPDLDHMYEIPEKLISNTNDSQEMSSMVSFFHPDFPRFYKDITNRGVVLDLIVTDSVFERMQNDYEEEMNAILGSGNTTFLICKDELKAPTFNVTEKCAYISFFNSQGRYDHQDIITFEDSAIDWCKELFSYYRELSRTANE; via the coding sequence ATGGTATTAGACCTGATCGAAACCCTTTTCCTTTCGGAGAAAAGAGAAAATTTACTTCTTTTGCTTCTTAATGGCCCCACAGATATAAAAACGATCAACTCAAGTCTTGATGTTAGTTCTTCTTCCATACTTCCACAGATAAAGAAACTCCGTGAATCAGGTCTTGTTCATAAGGATGATACCGGAATCTATGAACTGACAACTATAGGACGGCTTATAGTCGAGAACATGAAACCGCTTTCCAGTATGCTGAAAGTATTTGATAAATCGGATCTTTATTGGGATGACCGTGACCTGAACTCAATTCCGGAAGAACTTCTTAACAATATAGGTGACCTGGGAGATATCGAACTTGTTGTGCCTGACCTGGACCACATGTATGAGATTCCGGAAAAACTGATAAGCAACACCAATGACTCGCAAGAAATGAGTTCAATGGTATCATTTTTCCATCCTGATTTTCCCCGATTCTACAAAGATATTACGAACAGGGGGGTAGTTCTTGATCTGATAGTTACAGATTCTGTATTTGAAAGGATGCAAAATGACTATGAAGAGGAAATGAATGCCATATTAGGATCTGGAAATACGACATTTCTAATTTGCAAGGACGAGTTAAAAGCGCCTACTTTTAATGTCACTGAAAAATGTGCCTATATCAGCTTCTTTAATAGCCAGGGAAGATACGATCATCAGGACATCATAACATTTGAGGATAGTGCAATTGATTGGTGCAAAGAGCTCTTCTCATACTACCGTGAACTTTCAAGAACTGCTAACGAATAA
- a CDS encoding corrinoid protein, which translates to MGNQELFDKLKNAIVNQDINGCPALTQEALDAGITAFDIINEALAPGMKIVGDNFEAATIYLPQIMMSAKAMKAAMEILEPILAEEKGDEEGVGMAVTFVQEGDIHDIGHRLVTTMLGANGFDILDLGTDIPNEDVVEAIAKNKGKKMILVGSALMTTSMLGQKDVVRLLEEENLRGEVKIMFGGAPVTDEWIAECGADGTAENAAEAARVALELMSA; encoded by the coding sequence ATGGGAAATCAGGAACTTTTTGACAAACTTAAAAATGCAATTGTGAACCAGGACATTAACGGATGCCCAGCACTGACACAGGAAGCACTTGACGCAGGAATCACTGCTTTTGATATTATCAACGAAGCACTTGCACCAGGCATGAAGATCGTCGGTGACAACTTCGAAGCAGCAACAATCTACCTTCCACAGATCATGATGTCTGCAAAGGCAATGAAAGCTGCAATGGAGATCCTTGAGCCAATTCTCGCAGAAGAGAAAGGCGACGAAGAGGGTGTCGGAATGGCTGTAACATTCGTACAGGAAGGAGATATTCACGATATCGGTCACCGTCTTGTTACAACAATGCTCGGTGCAAATGGATTTGACATTCTCGACCTTGGAACAGATATTCCAAACGAAGATGTTGTTGAAGCAATTGCAAAGAACAAAGGCAAGAAGATGATCCTTGTAGGTTCCGCACTTATGACAACCTCAATGCTCGGCCAGAAAGATGTAGTAAGGTTACTTGAAGAAGAGAACCTCAGAGGCGAAGTCAAGATCATGTTCGGTGGCGCACCAGTCACAGATGAATGGATCGCTGAGTGTGGTGCAGACGGCACAGCCGAAAATGCAGCAGAGGCAGCAAGAGTAGCACTTGAGCTTATGAGCGCATAA
- a CDS encoding DUF4405 domain-containing protein, translating into MNRTRTNYIVDLILLLLFIIVAFTGFFMYLVIPEGIPQGRYQDYMGLTKATWTMIHNKSSILLTVFVAVHFILHWKWITYIKRNFIGKSEKRKDEYLCEEKSPDQFNS; encoded by the coding sequence TTGAACAGAACCAGAACAAATTATATTGTGGACCTCATACTTTTACTACTTTTCATAATCGTAGCTTTTACAGGCTTTTTCATGTATCTTGTAATACCTGAGGGAATTCCACAGGGAAGATACCAGGACTATATGGGACTTACAAAAGCCACATGGACAATGATACACAACAAATCATCCATATTACTGACAGTTTTTGTGGCGGTCCATTTCATACTTCACTGGAAATGGATCACATACATTAAAAGAAACTTTATCGGAAAGAGTGAAAAAAGAAAGGATGAATATCTGTGTGAGGAAAAGTCCCCTGATCAATTTAATTCCTGA
- a CDS encoding AcrB/AcrD/AcrF family protein, whose protein sequence is MAKSEAKGSIIMQIADILFIFVVAGICVIAPVLVLGADTGPVVFDWNPFEYFGLVAVILVFFAVILHHSLKNYIY, encoded by the coding sequence ATGGCAAAATCTGAAGCAAAAGGTAGTATTATCATGCAGATCGCAGATATCCTGTTCATCTTCGTTGTCGCAGGTATTTGTGTAATAGCTCCTGTACTTGTACTTGGAGCTGACACTGGACCTGTAGTATTTGACTGGAATCCTTTCGAATACTTCGGCTTGGTGGCAGTGATCCTTGTATTCTTTGCTGTGATCCTGCATCACTCTCTCAAGAACTATATCTATTAA
- a CDS encoding response regulator, producing the protein MKSTRILVVEDEAIVAMVIKKRLMNLGYSVSGVAATGKDAITKVEGTFPDLVLMDIMLKGDMDGIEAADEIRKRFSIPVVYLTAHSDENTLERAKQTEPYGYILKPFTERDLSSNIEIAIHKHLKEKQKESSGRME; encoded by the coding sequence ATGAAATCTACCAGGATACTCGTAGTGGAAGATGAGGCTATCGTAGCAATGGTTATCAAAAAGAGGCTCATGAACCTTGGTTATAGCGTTTCGGGAGTTGCTGCGACAGGAAAGGATGCAATTACCAAGGTGGAAGGAACATTTCCTGACCTTGTGCTCATGGATATAATGCTAAAAGGGGACATGGATGGAATAGAAGCAGCAGATGAAATTCGAAAACGCTTCTCAATACCAGTAGTGTACCTTACAGCACACTCCGATGAGAATACTCTGGAAAGGGCGAAACAAACAGAACCCTATGGGTACATACTCAAGCCATTTACAGAAAGGGATCTAAGCAGTAATATTGAGATCGCGATACACAAACACCTGAAGGAAAAACAAAAAGAAAGCTCTGGAAGGATGGAATAA
- a CDS encoding APC family permease, with amino-acid sequence MSGNTNSEHGVVKTLRPYHVWALGVGIVLVGEYMGWNFTVAKGGILGSLFALLVAGTMFVMVSLCASELGSSTKLAGGPYDWARLFVGPGAAALVGLAVYMEFIALEAADAIVVASITNSIFPEIDTFPVTLLIISFLTFMNYRGVVAALNLNFALTFTALIAIIVFFFMNITGFAGTWHPEYLISGAIPNGFIGVFAALQFGPWFYLGIEGAAMCAEECKHPTRAVPLGQQAGMITLLLGSGMTLYLCSGLIPAAELGSSVYPLFEAATATGSKFLIAALGIGTLFTCLASANGTVCDASRSWFALSRDKFLTNWFADVHPRYSTPYRAVIFTMPIAIAFAFSGFLDQVITFSIISGLICYVMIPFSLIRFRKLFPEHSQKVRPFVGPLQPTIAYITIFLAIVIMSTLNWGYNYNLIFGLLFYVIAYFYFSWRYKSIEINHDWGEDLGWPEPVHRR; translated from the coding sequence ATGTCTGGAAATACAAATTCGGAACATGGTGTCGTAAAGACACTCCGCCCTTATCACGTATGGGCGCTTGGAGTTGGTATTGTTCTGGTAGGCGAATACATGGGTTGGAACTTTACAGTTGCAAAAGGTGGAATACTTGGTTCACTCTTTGCATTGTTGGTTGCAGGTACCATGTTTGTAATGGTTTCTTTATGCGCCAGTGAACTAGGATCATCAACTAAACTAGCAGGCGGACCTTATGATTGGGCAAGATTATTCGTAGGACCCGGTGCAGCCGCACTTGTAGGTCTTGCAGTATATATGGAATTCATTGCTCTGGAAGCTGCTGACGCTATTGTCGTTGCATCCATCACAAATTCGATCTTCCCGGAAATAGATACATTCCCGGTTACATTGTTAATTATATCATTCTTAACATTTATGAACTATCGTGGAGTCGTAGCTGCTCTTAATCTTAACTTTGCACTCACATTCACAGCATTGATAGCTATCATAGTATTCTTCTTCATGAACATTACCGGATTTGCCGGCACATGGCACCCGGAATATCTCATATCAGGAGCTATACCTAACGGTTTTATAGGTGTCTTTGCAGCTCTGCAATTTGGACCTTGGTTCTACCTTGGTATCGAAGGAGCAGCAATGTGTGCAGAAGAATGCAAACATCCAACAAGAGCAGTTCCTCTCGGACAGCAAGCAGGCATGATAACCCTTCTTCTCGGTTCAGGTATGACACTCTACTTATGTTCAGGTCTCATCCCAGCCGCAGAACTCGGTTCTTCAGTATACCCACTCTTTGAAGCAGCAACAGCAACAGGTTCTAAATTCCTCATTGCAGCTCTCGGAATCGGTACACTTTTCACCTGTCTTGCAAGCGCAAACGGTACAGTTTGTGACGCATCACGGTCATGGTTTGCCCTTTCAAGGGATAAATTTCTGACAAATTGGTTCGCTGACGTGCATCCACGTTACAGCACTCCATACAGGGCAGTCATTTTCACAATGCCTATCGCGATCGCATTTGCATTTAGTGGTTTCCTCGATCAGGTCATCACCTTTTCAATCATATCAGGTTTAATCTGCTATGTAATGATCCCATTTTCCCTGATCCGCTTTAGGAAGTTATTCCCGGAGCACAGCCAGAAGGTCCGCCCGTTTGTGGGTCCTCTGCAGCCAACAATTGCATACATTACGATTTTCCTTGCCATTGTGATCATGTCTACCCTTAACTGGGGATACAATTACAACCTTATCTTTGGACTCTTGTTCTACGTAATAGCATACTTCTACTTCTCGTGGAGATATAAGAGCATTGAGATAAATCACGATTGGGGAGAAGACCTCGGATGGCCTGAACCCGTACACAGGAGATAA
- the nrdD gene encoding anaerobic ribonucleoside-triphosphate reductase, with protein MSNSQTMSTEELFALPKNKFIDRCKEWCNEFNDGKPMKTDENNPCPVHIWVALNEEKCAHDTVATVAQCPVCDQPMCPDCMNHSVHQLSRVTGYISNVSGWNAAKKQELKDRVRSDIK; from the coding sequence ATGTCAAATTCACAAACAATGTCAACAGAAGAGCTGTTTGCACTCCCAAAGAATAAATTTATTGACAGATGTAAAGAATGGTGCAATGAGTTCAATGATGGAAAACCTATGAAAACTGATGAAAATAATCCATGTCCAGTTCACATATGGGTTGCACTTAATGAGGAAAAATGTGCTCATGATACCGTTGCAACTGTTGCACAGTGTCCTGTATGCGACCAACCAATGTGTCCGGATTGCATGAATCACAGTGTCCACCAACTCTCAAGGGTAACTGGCTATATATCCAATGTTAGTGGATGGAATGCTGCAAAAAAACAGGAACTTAAAGACCGCGTTCGATCTGATATAAAATGA
- a CDS encoding AcrB/AcrD/AcrF family protein has product MAEAVKERGMLGQIVDILFIFILAGVCVVTPVILQGTVLVGWEGTGGMQFVWDPVSYFGLLAVIIVFFGVILYHSVKNYKF; this is encoded by the coding sequence ATGGCTGAAGCAGTAAAAGAAAGAGGCATGTTGGGGCAGATCGTGGATATCCTGTTCATCTTCATATTAGCAGGTGTCTGCGTTGTAACTCCTGTAATCCTTCAGGGAACGGTCCTTGTAGGATGGGAGGGAACAGGTGGAATGCAGTTCGTATGGGATCCGGTCTCATATTTCGGCCTCCTGGCTGTAATAATTGTGTTCTTCGGTGTGATCCTGTATCACTCGGTGAAGAATTACAAGTTCTGA
- a CDS encoding monomethylamine transporter: MVNKTKYHNDLKKDAGIIVLVLGLLFFSETFVFYRIISTLWDAVPELRTIFPVYLLFLVLLLGIETIGCITVYKSIKEHMYDFNYYD; the protein is encoded by the coding sequence ATGGTGAATAAGACAAAATATCACAACGACCTCAAAAAAGATGCAGGCATTATTGTTCTCGTATTAGGACTCTTGTTCTTCTCAGAGACATTTGTCTTTTATAGAATAATATCAACTCTATGGGATGCAGTGCCCGAACTTCGTACCATCTTTCCGGTCTACCTCTTGTTCCTGGTACTTTTGCTCGGGATCGAGACCATCGGTTGCATCACTGTGTACAAATCCATCAAGGAACACATGTACGACTTTAACTATTACGATTAA
- a CDS encoding histidine kinase dimerization/phosphoacceptor domain -containing protein, translating to MQWKDLSLKFKLVLYIVVGISFILSASSITIISTVTDQEEQLAYHDSIQNAKSFAHQYNADMKANMAIASSLAALMVKYESADRNETNEMLKELLAENPNLIGAYVGFEPNAFDGRDAEFVGAEGHDDTGRFVPYWNTINGPISVEPLVDYEVSEYYQGPKKLKQNVVTEPYLYQGALMVSYDAPIIRNGEFVGIGGVDVSLNYVDEAVSSVKAFDTGYLFMVSNEGILLSHPINKEWIGTSSIYDFDIPQISIAADDIRNGVGGHIDTIDPATSKEVVMFYEPIETGNYAIVLVVPPEEMFAGVNSIRSDLVSIYLFSIFFMGLMAFFIASSFTNRIDEIVADFKKISGAALRGDFDARANTDVELDLNLIPKGLNEILDSLTIYSKELQNSYELISKMEAAVNSSRVVVFWWKNEEDYPVEFVSDNITQFGYSLEEFTSGKVLYGNIIHPDDRKIVWNELQACADEGKKNFHKDYRIVTKNGNIRWIHEDTYIQRDEGGSITYFQGTILDITERVEAEENLKTMEDVRTKEIHHRIKNNLQVVSGMLYLESLKFKYQEVIDSFRDSENRVRSIALIHEKLYQSKDLVSLDFADYIENLTDHLFHSYNVDKENVNLILNVEDVFLGMDTAVPLGIIINELTSNALQHAFGNGEQGDIEIDFQKDNDVFTLIISNTGTPFPEYIDFKNTESLGLQLVTNLTSQVDGEIELDKTNGTKFKITFRENR from the coding sequence ATGCAATGGAAAGACCTGTCACTGAAATTTAAATTAGTACTTTATATAGTCGTAGGCATTTCATTCATACTGTCTGCTTCATCAATTACTATAATTTCTACTGTTACGGATCAGGAAGAACAACTTGCATACCATGACTCTATCCAGAATGCAAAAAGCTTTGCACACCAGTATAATGCCGATATGAAGGCCAACATGGCAATAGCAAGCTCACTGGCAGCACTTATGGTTAAATATGAGTCTGCTGACCGTAATGAAACGAATGAGATGTTAAAAGAGCTACTTGCAGAGAACCCAAATCTCATTGGGGCATATGTTGGTTTTGAGCCGAATGCCTTTGACGGGAGGGATGCTGAATTCGTTGGAGCGGAAGGGCATGACGATACCGGAAGATTTGTACCATACTGGAACACTATAAATGGTCCTATCAGTGTTGAGCCTCTTGTAGATTATGAGGTATCTGAATATTATCAGGGTCCAAAGAAACTCAAGCAAAATGTGGTCACAGAACCTTATCTTTACCAGGGAGCACTGATGGTAAGCTATGATGCACCTATTATCAGAAATGGGGAATTTGTTGGCATCGGCGGTGTTGATGTATCGTTAAACTATGTTGATGAGGCTGTAAGTAGTGTAAAGGCTTTTGATACAGGTTATCTTTTCATGGTTAGCAACGAAGGAATACTTCTTTCGCATCCAATTAACAAGGAATGGATCGGAACGAGCTCCATCTATGATTTTGATATACCGCAAATAAGTATTGCTGCTGATGACATAAGGAATGGAGTTGGTGGTCATATTGACACCATTGATCCTGCAACCTCAAAAGAGGTCGTCATGTTCTATGAACCAATTGAAACCGGTAATTATGCAATTGTACTTGTTGTACCTCCCGAGGAAATGTTCGCAGGGGTTAATTCCATAAGGTCCGACCTGGTTTCCATTTACCTGTTCTCTATCTTTTTCATGGGCTTAATGGCCTTTTTTATAGCATCTTCATTTACAAACAGGATCGATGAGATCGTAGCAGACTTCAAGAAGATATCCGGAGCAGCTTTGAGGGGAGATTTTGATGCAAGGGCAAATACTGATGTTGAGCTCGATCTCAATTTAATACCCAAAGGTTTGAACGAGATCCTTGATTCCCTTACTATCTATTCAAAGGAATTGCAGAACTCCTATGAACTCATAAGCAAGATGGAGGCAGCCGTTAACAGCAGCAGGGTCGTTGTGTTCTGGTGGAAAAATGAAGAGGACTATCCTGTCGAATTCGTTTCAGACAATATAACCCAATTTGGATATTCACTTGAAGAATTCACATCAGGCAAGGTGCTATATGGTAATATAATACATCCTGATGATCGTAAAATAGTATGGAATGAACTACAAGCTTGTGCAGATGAAGGAAAGAAGAATTTCCACAAAGATTACAGGATCGTTACAAAGAATGGGAACATACGCTGGATACACGAAGATACATATATTCAGCGGGATGAAGGTGGAAGTATCACATACTTCCAGGGTACAATTCTTGACATTACAGAACGTGTTGAAGCGGAAGAGAACCTTAAAACAATGGAAGATGTAAGGACTAAGGAGATCCATCACCGGATTAAGAACAATCTTCAGGTTGTTTCAGGAATGCTTTATCTGGAATCTCTGAAGTTCAAGTATCAGGAAGTGATTGACTCCTTCAGGGATAGTGAGAACCGTGTCCGTTCCATTGCACTGATTCATGAAAAGCTCTATCAGTCAAAGGATCTTGTAAGTCTTGATTTTGCTGATTACATTGAAAACCTGACAGATCACTTATTCCATTCATATAATGTAGATAAGGAAAATGTTAATCTGATTTTGAATGTTGAGGATGTTTTCCTGGGAATGGATACAGCTGTTCCCCTTGGTATCATTATCAATGAACTGACATCAAATGCACTACAACATGCCTTTGGAAATGGTGAACAAGGAGACATAGAGATCGATTTCCAGAAAGATAACGATGTCTTCACGCTAATAATTAGTAATACGGGGACCCCATTCCCGGAATATATAGACTTCAAGAATACAGAATCTCTTGGACTTCAGCTTGTAACGAACCTGACGTCCCAGGTCGATGGTGAAATTGAGCTGGACAAGACCAATGGAACCAAATTTAAGATAACTTTCCGTGAGAACAGATGA
- a CDS encoding class II SORL domain-containing protein — translation MTEQVINHLKDPENMTETEMKHVPVIESEDVMTAEGSFEVTVRLGEVPHVMQDDHYIEWIELYLGDTKIGRVELSPSDEKAEATFTVEPTEEIVGIRAYEICHIRGVNICGDCGTKAVIMKLKALASCNVHGLWQSVRQVEIMSKKVKEGKSCAWHAK, via the coding sequence ATGACCGAACAAGTAATTAACCACCTGAAAGATCCTGAGAATATGACAGAAACTGAGATGAAGCATGTACCAGTCATCGAATCTGAAGATGTGATGACAGCAGAAGGTTCATTTGAGGTTACTGTAAGGCTCGGAGAAGTCCCGCATGTAATGCAGGATGACCACTATATCGAGTGGATAGAACTGTATCTGGGGGATACGAAGATTGGAAGAGTTGAGCTTTCACCTTCCGATGAGAAAGCAGAAGCAACATTTACTGTAGAACCTACAGAAGAAATTGTTGGAATACGTGCATATGAGATCTGCCACATTCGTGGTGTGAACATTTGTGGAGACTGTGGTACAAAAGCTGTGATAATGAAGCTTAAAGCATTAGCAAGCTGTAATGTCCATGGCCTTTGGCAATCTGTCAGGCAAGTCGAGATCATGTCAAAGAAGGTTAAGGAAGGAAAATCCTGCGCTTGGCATGCAAAATGA
- a CDS encoding helix-turn-helix transcriptional regulator, translating into MTSSLTDHVWLSEKRTNLLLLLMEGPRDIEQIKMSLNVTSRGMMPQIKKLKEKHLIIEEGENYKLSNIGKLVVRNMLPLINTLSMISENKEYWEQHDINILPPHLFKRLHELGNYLLLEPDLHYTFEIPKEFTENLLKSKEIMSIISFYRPEYPKFYSELAERANSLTLILSESAFKRMKTNNMKELDFLLSAKNTRVLLYQGEGRPPAIDVSEWFMYISFLSENGSYDHNDIMSFDESALKWCTELFVHYCDRSMEITDIQEGGDI; encoded by the coding sequence ATGACATCGTCACTGACAGATCATGTTTGGCTTTCTGAAAAAAGAACGAACCTGCTTTTGTTACTAATGGAAGGTCCTCGGGACATCGAACAGATCAAGATGTCTCTTAATGTTACATCGCGTGGTATGATGCCACAGATAAAGAAACTCAAGGAAAAACACCTTATCATCGAAGAGGGTGAGAACTACAAATTATCGAATATCGGAAAGCTTGTCGTTAGGAACATGCTACCCCTTATCAATACATTGAGTATGATCTCCGAGAACAAGGAGTACTGGGAGCAACACGATATCAATATTCTCCCCCCTCATCTTTTCAAACGACTTCATGAACTAGGAAACTATCTGCTTCTTGAACCTGATCTTCACTATACATTTGAGATACCGAAAGAATTTACAGAAAATCTCCTGAAATCAAAGGAGATAATGTCCATAATCTCTTTTTACAGACCTGAATACCCAAAGTTCTATTCTGAACTTGCAGAGAGGGCAAATAGTCTTACACTGATCCTTTCAGAATCGGCATTTAAGAGAATGAAGACCAACAATATGAAAGAACTGGATTTTCTTTTATCCGCAAAGAACACAAGGGTCTTACTATATCAGGGTGAAGGAAGACCACCGGCAATTGATGTGTCCGAGTGGTTCATGTACATCAGCTTTTTGAGCGAGAACGGTAGCTATGACCACAATGATATTATGAGCTTTGATGAAAGTGCTTTGAAGTGGTGTACTGAATTGTTCGTTCATTATTGTGATCGATCTATGGAAATAACAGACATTCAAGAGGGTGGGGATATATAA
- a CDS encoding APC family permease, with the protein MSENSNEPIELVKTLRPYHVWALGVGIVLVGEYMGWNFTVAKGGILGSLFALLVAGTMYIMVALCASELGSSTKLAGGPYDWARLFVGPGAAAIVGLAVYMEYIALEAADAIVVAWIAQSIFPEIQTFPVTLLVIAALTFMNYRGVVAALNLNFALTFTALIAIITFFFMTISGVGGTWHPEYLISGAMPNGFIGIFAALQFGPWFYLGIEGAAMCAEECKHPTRAVPLGQQAGMITLLLAAGMTLYVCAGFIPTAELGVSAYPLYEAATQSGVKFLVAFLAVGTLFTCLASANGTVCDSSRSWFALSRDHFLTPWFSAVHPKYSTPYRAVIFTMPIAIAFAFSGFLDQVITFSITSGLVCYVMIPFSLIRFRKMFPEHTQKVRPFVGPLQPYLAYFTIFLAIVIMSTLNWGYSYNLVFGLVFYVVAYFYFSWRYRSIESKHDWGEDLGWPEPAHRR; encoded by the coding sequence ATGTCTGAAAATTCGAATGAACCGATCGAACTGGTAAAGACGCTACGTCCATACCATGTATGGGCACTTGGTGTCGGTATCGTGTTGGTCGGTGAATACATGGGTTGGAACTTCACAGTTGCAAAAGGTGGTATACTCGGTTCACTCTTTGCACTTCTGGTTGCAGGTACCATGTATATTATGGTTGCATTATGCGCTAGTGAACTAGGTTCATCCACAAAACTTGCAGGAGGACCTTATGATTGGGCGAGATTATTTGTAGGGCCGGGTGCGGCTGCTATTGTAGGTCTTGCTGTTTATATGGAATATATTGCTCTGGAAGCTGCCGATGCTATTGTCGTAGCGTGGATAGCGCAATCGATATTCCCGGAGATACAAACGTTTCCGGTCACATTGCTGGTTATTGCAGCATTAACATTTATGAATTATCGCGGAGTTGTGGCGGCATTAAATCTTAATTTTGCCTTAACATTCACTGCGTTGATCGCTATTATTACGTTCTTCTTTATGACCATCAGCGGGGTAGGTGGAACATGGCATCCTGAATATCTTATTTCCGGTGCTATGCCAAATGGTTTTATTGGTATCTTTGCAGCACTCCAGTTCGGTCCCTGGTTCTACCTGGGTATTGAAGGAGCAGCAATGTGTGCTGAGGAATGTAAGCATCCAACAAGAGCAGTTCCTCTTGGTCAGCAGGCTGGTATGATCACACTGTTGCTTGCAGCAGGTATGACACTCTATGTTTGTGCAGGATTTATTCCAACAGCTGAACTTGGTGTTTCTGCATACCCACTTTACGAAGCAGCAACACAAAGCGGAGTTAAGTTCCTGGTCGCATTCCTGGCAGTAGGTACACTCTTTACCTGTCTGGCAAGTGCGAACGGTACTGTCTGTGACTCATCAAGATCATGGTTCGCCCTTTCAAGGGACCACTTCCTTACACCATGGTTCTCAGCAGTACATCCAAAATACAGCACTCCATACAGGGCAGTTATCTTTACAATGCCAATTGCGATCGCATTTGCATTCAGTGGTTTCCTTGACCAGGTCATTACATTCTCGATCACATCAGGATTGGTATGTTATGTGATGATCCCATTCTCTCTGATACGCTTCAGGAAGATGTTCCCGGAACACACACAAAAGGTACGTCCATTTGTCGGACCACTGCAGCCTTATCTTGCATACTTCACGATCTTCCTTGCGATCGTGATCATGTCAACACTAAATTGGGGTTACAGCTACAACCTTGTCTTCGGTCTGGTGTTCTATGTTGTTGCATACTTCTACTTCTCGTGGAGATACAGAAGTATAGAATCAAAACACGACTGGGGAGAAGACCTTGGATGGCCTGAACCTGCACACAGGAGATGA
- a CDS encoding response regulator, whose protein sequence is MKEKNILIVEDEMIVAMMIKLKLLDMGYKFAGHATSGEDAIRMVEEKKPDLVIIDIYLKGKMDGIEAATEILKSHFVPFIFLTGDPDKETRARASIANPAGYLQKPFMEEELEYVIESAFHKSKSPIFKQMAHDMAA, encoded by the coding sequence ATGAAAGAAAAGAATATCCTCATAGTTGAAGATGAGATGATCGTTGCTATGATGATCAAACTTAAGCTTCTGGATATGGGATACAAGTTTGCAGGACATGCTACATCCGGGGAAGATGCTATAAGGATGGTTGAAGAGAAAAAACCAGATCTTGTTATCATAGATATTTACCTGAAGGGAAAAATGGATGGCATTGAAGCTGCAACTGAAATACTAAAGTCACACTTTGTTCCATTTATATTTCTTACCGGAGATCCGGACAAAGAAACAAGAGCAAGGGCATCTATTGCAAATCCTGCTGGCTATCTTCAAAAGCCTTTTATGGAGGAGGAATTGGAATATGTTATAGAATCTGCTTTCCACAAGTCCAAAAGTCCGATTTTCAAACAAATGGCTCATGATATGGCCGCTTGA